Within Streptomyces roseirectus, the genomic segment CGGGACGGCGCGTGCCGTGGACACGCTTCACGGTGATGCGCCAGCCGGGCCGGGCCGGACCACGGGAGAGGCTGTACTGGCGTATCTGCCGGGCCCCGTCGGGCAGTTGGACCCGCACGCTCACGAACTGGCCCGGCACGAAGGTGCCGTGAGGGTCACGGAGGGTCAGGGAGATGACGTCGGGTGTCTCCTGGACGCGCTCGGCGATCGTCAGCTCCTGCCAACCGCCCTTCTCCCGACCGAGGTTCGCCTCGGCGGCGATCAGCGTGTCCGCCATCGACCAGTACACCTCGTCCCAGGCGGCGGCCACCTCCGGCGTGACGGCGTCGCCCAGGACCTCCGCTATCGCCGCGAACAGATGTGTGTGGACGACCTTGTACTGCTCCGGGGTCACGCCGAGCGACGCGTGCTTGTGCGCGATGCGGGCCGGCATCGCGTCCGTGCGGGCGTCCGGCCGCTCCAGGAGCATGCCGGCGTAGGCCACGATCGAGCCCGCGAGCGCGGTGCGCTGCTCACCGCTCGCCTGGTTGCCCCGGTTGAACAGGTCGCGCAGGAGGCCGGGGTGGGCGGCGAACAGGCGCGCGTAGAACAGGCCCGCGATCTTGTCGAGGGACGCGCCGACCATGGGCAGGGTCTGACGGATGACGGGGACCGACCGCTCGGAGAGCATCGGACCTCCTTAATTAGAGTATGGAATACCAATTAAAAGGTGTGCGGAAGCGGTTTGAGGGGTGCGCGGAAGACGGCCGTCACGCGGCCGCGAGGCCCCTCACTCGGGCCCGCGCACCCCCAGCCCCACGAGCACGGGCCCCGTGGGCGAGGCCACCAGATCACCCACCACCAGCGGATCCAGCGCCTCGAAGAACGCCTCCTGTGCGTCCCGCAACGCCCCCCGCAGCCGGCACGCCGCACGCAGTGGACACGGCGGATCGCCCTCACAGGCGACGACCTCCGTGTCCCCCTCCAGCTCGCGCACCAGCCAGCCCACCGAGGCGCGCCGCCCCAGCCCGGTCAGCGCCAGCCCTCCGCTGCGACCCCGCCTGGCCTCCACCACGCCGAGGTGCTGGAGCCGGCTGATCACCTTCGCCATGTGGCTGTACGGCACGTCCATCGCCGCCGCGACCTCCCGCGAGGTGAGCGACGTGCCCTCTTCCGCGACCGCGAGCCGCATCACGGCACGCAGGGCCAGGTCGGTGAACTTGGTCAACCGCATGCCGCGACGCTATCAAATACGCATCCTGGATACCTATTTGCGGGTGAGGTGAGACGGGCCATACAACGGACGCATGCATCCTCGCCCCGACGGCTCGCCGGACCAACCCGCCGTCCACGAAGGCCAGTTCCACCGCGTCGTGATCGGCGCCGACCGGGTCGTCCGCCACGCCCGCACCGAGGCCGCCGCCCGCCGCCTCCCCGCCAAGACCGCCGTCCTGCGCGTCCTCGCCGGCCTGGACCTCGGCTTCCGCACACCCCGACCGCTCGCCGAGGGAGACGGTCACGTGGTCCTGACGCGGATCCCGGGAGCGCCGCTCCAGGGCGACGCCGGCCCCGAGGTGGCCCGCCAGTACGTGGCCCTGCTGAACGCCCTCGCGGACGCGGGAGCCGACGCACGCGTGCGCGCCGCCGTGCCGGTGGGGGAGTGGACCGGGTTCGCGGCGGGCGTGCGGGCGGAACTGTTCCCCCTGATGTCCGACCCCGGCCGCGCCCGCGCCGCACGCGAACTCGCCGCGCTCACCGCCCTTCCCCGCCTCGACTCCGCCCTCGTGCACGGCGACCTCGGCCGCGAGAACGTCCTCTGGGAGACCGTCGACGGCGCACCCCGCCTGAGCGGCGTCGTCGACTGGGACGACGTCTGCCTCGGCGACCCGGCGGAGGACCTGGCCGCGATCGGCGCGAGCCACGGCGCGCGACTGCTGGGGCAGGTCCTCGCGCTCGGCGGCTGGGACACCCCGGACGTCGCCCGGCGCATCGAGGCGATCCAGGGCACCTTCGCCCTCCAGCAGGCGCTGTACGCGAGCCGGGACGGAGACGCGGAGGAACTGGCGGACGGGCTGAGGGGGTACCGGGACTCTTCCGGACCGGCCAGTTGAAGCCGCCCCCGAGACACCCCTGCCCCCGAGACGCCCCTGCCCCCGAGACGCCCCCGCGCCCGCTGCTCGGGGCACCTGGCTGGGGCGGGCACCCCCGTCGACGTACCCCGGCAGAGGACGGGGCGTCCTGAAGCACCGGCTCCACGCGTCGCGCGCGGAGGACCGACCAGGTCTCGGCTGCCCGCGCCGAACTGCGCCTTCCGTGCCGGAACTTGACCGATCCCGGTGAGCCCGGCGTGATCAAGGGCGATAGTCTCGTCCGGCCCGCAGCCCGACGCCCCGGAGGACGCCCCCATGACGCGGATCATCGACACCGGCGGCGGAAAGATCCGCGGGGTGGAGAGCGGCGACGGCGTCCTGTCCTGGCGCGGCATCCCCTACGCCGCCCCGCCCGTGGGCGACCTGCGCTGGCGCCTGCCCAGGCCCGCCGAGCCCTGGACCGGCGTCCGGGACGGCTCGCGCCCGGGGAACCCCGCGATGCAGCCGCCGCCGCTGATGCCCGCCGAACCGGGGCCCTTCGAGATTCCGCCGTGCGCGGAGGACTGCCTGTACCTCAACGTCACCGCGCCCGCCGACGCCGAACGCGCCCCCGTCCTCGTCTGGCTGCACGGCGGCGGCTACCACGTCGGCAACGGCCACGACATGGTGGGCGACGGCGCCGGCTTCGCACGCGACCACGGCGTCGTCGTGGTCAGCCTCAACTACCGCCTCGGCGCGCTCGGTCACCTCTCCCTGCCGGACGAGGAACACACCGGCGCGTACGGCACGCACGACCAGATCGCCGCCCTGCGCTGGATCCACGACACCATCGAGGCGTTCGGCGGCGACCCCGGCCGCGTCACCGTGTACGGCGTCTCCGCCGGCGCCAAGTCCATCTCCAACCTGATCGCCTCCCCGCTCACCCGGGGCCTGATCCACGCCGCCGCGACCAGCAGCGGCGGCGACCACGTCGCGACGCCCGCCCAGAGCCGCGCCCTCGCCGCCCGCTTCCGCAAGGAACTCGGCACGGACGCCCTGCGGGACGCGCCCGCCGAGGACGTCCTCGACGCGCAGAACGCGATCGCCCGGGGCATCGAGGCGACCTGGGTGTGGCGCCCCGCCGTCGACGGGCTCGCCATCCCCCGCCGGCCCACCGACGCCATCGCCGACGGCGCCGCCGCGGGCATCCCGCTGCTGGCCCAGCACTGCGTCAGCGAATGCCTCCTCTACGAGATGATCCAGCCCGGCTCCGCCGCCCGCGCCGCACACGTCCTGGAGGACGCCTTCGGCCCCACGGGCCGCGACGCCATCCTCGCCGCCCACGCCCCCGGCGACCGAGGCGCCGAGATCATGACCGCCGAGCGCTACGCCGTCCCCACCGACCGCCTCGCCGACGCCCAGAGCGCCCACGCCCCCGTCTGGCGCTCCCGCTACGACGGCCCCCTGCCACCCGCCTACGGCGGACTCCCCGCCTTCCACGGCTCCGACGCCCCCGCGATCTGGACCGGCGGCGACGGCGTCGCAGGCGAACTCCACGCCGCCTGGGGTCAGTTCGCCACCACCGGCACGCCCGGCTGGACCCCCTACACCCTCCCCGACCGGGCGACGATGCTCTTCACCGCCGACGGCCCCCGCCTGGAACACGACCCCGACGCGGCCCGCCGCACCCTCTGGGAGGGCCGGGAGTGGCAGTCGGGGACCTGGTACGCGGTCGGAGAGGGGTTCTGAGCCGCAGTGACGGGGTGGTGAGCGAGGGAGCTCGGGGTGTGCTGGCCTGGGGGTTCGGCCGGTGGATGATTCAGCAGGCCATCGAGCCGACGAGGACGGCCTCCGCGTCATGCTCTGGCCTGGCTGCCTGGTTACTCCAGGTCCCCGTCCGTGAGTGCCGCGGCGGTGGCGCTCACGAAGGCTTCCGGGTTGTCCAGCATGATGTTGTGTCCGCAGTCCGGGATCGCGACGACAGAGACCCCGGCCTCGCTGAGGGCGTCGGCCTCCTGTCGGGCGGCGTGGACAGCTCGCTCGTGACGGCCCTCGCGGCGAAGCTGCACGACAGACCTGTCCGCACCTACTCGATCGGCTTCGGCGCCGAACTCCCGGGCGAACTCGGCCACTCGGGCCTCGCCGCCGCCCACTGCCGGACGCGGCACCGCGTGCTGACGGTCTCCGCGACGGCCGTCGCCGGCGACGGGCTCGGCGTCGTCCTCAACGGGGAGGGCGCCGACCCGGTGTTCGGCGGGCCGAAGAACCTGCCGATGCTGGTCCAGGAGATGCACGCACGCGATCCTTGGTCGGAGGACCGGGCCACCGCCTACCTGCGGTCGTACCGCAAATGCTGGACCGACCTGCCGGACCTCCTCACCGCCGACACCCTGGCCGCCCTCGCCACCGTCCCGCCGCCCCAGCGGTTCGTCGAGCCCCACCTCACCGGCCCGCACCGCATGCCCCACCTCCTCAACCAGCTCCTGCACTGCAACCTGCGCACCAAGGGCGCCCACCACATCCTCACCAAGGTCGAACGCCTCACCGCCTCCCAGGGACTTGAGGGCCGCGCCCCGCTGTTCGATCGCCGGGTCGTGGACCACGCCTTCACCGTCCCTCCCACGCTCAAACTCCGGGGCACGGCCGAGAAATGGGTCCTCAAGGAGGCCGTGCGGGACCTGCTGCTCGGCCGCGAAGCCCGCCGGCGCGGACTCTGGCGCCCCGACACCGTCCGCACCTGGCTGCGCGGCGACGGCACGCTCCTGCCCAGGCAGGGCGGCAAGCTGTGGCTCGTGCTCACCCTGGAGCTGTGGCTGAGGGCCTACGACCTGTGAACCGCACGGAAGGGAACCACCCCGTGAACACCACCCTGCCGGACCCCCGCACCGGCCGCCCCCGGGGCACCTCACCCCTTAGCCGCGCCCCCGAGATCCGCAAGGTCGTCACCGACGCCCGCGGCGCGGCGGCCGGCTGGCGGGCGCTCACCCCCAGGGACCGCTCACGCCGCCTGGAGCGGCTTGCCGCCCTCGTGGAGGAGCCCGCCGCCGCGTACATGGCCCACGAGACCGCCGGCACCGGCAAACCCGACACCGAGACCGCCGGGGAGGTGGAACAGGCCGCCGACCTCCTCCGCTTCTACGCCTCCGCCGTCCGCGCCCAGACCGCCCCCGCCGCAGGACGGCTGATCGACGGCCACGAGAGCTGGGTGCGCTGGGAACCCCTCGGGGTCGTCGGGGTCGTCGTCCCCTGGAACTACCCCCTGACGATGGCCGCTTGGCGCTGCGCGCCCGCCCTCGCCGCCGGCAACACCGTCGTCGCCAAGCCCGCCGAGACCACCCCCGACACCCTGGGCCTCGGCGTCCTGACGGCGGTCCCCGGCGACCGCGAGACCGGGCGGCTGCTCGTCGAGGCGGACGTCGACATGGTCGCCTTCACCGGCAGCGCGGCGGCGCCCGCCGACACCTGGACCCAGCTCCTGAAAGCGTGCACCTGCAACGCCGGACAGAGCTGCGCCGCCCCCGCCCGCGTCATCACCCTGCGCGAGAACCACGAGCAGACCGTCGCTGCTGACCGTCCAGCAGGCCGACACCCCGGACGCGGCCGTCGCCCTGGCCGACGGCGTCCCCCAGGCCCTCGCCGCCAGCGTCTGGACCCAGGACCTGACGACCGGACTCGACCTCGCCGCCCGCCTGGACGCGGGCGAGACCTGGCTGAACTGCCACCTCGCCCAGACCGCCGAACTCCCGCACGGCGGCCGGGGCGCCTCCGGCCACGGAACCGACCTGAGCACACTGGCCCTGCACGAGTACCAGCGCCCGAAGACGGTCACGGCGAGGCTGGTGCGAGGATGAGGAAACCACTGATCGCCTGGGCACAACTCGTGTCGGGCCTGACCCTCACGGCGCTTTCCTTCTTCCAGGTGATCACGGAGATTCCGTACTCGACCTTCGCGGTGCTGGGCGGCGGTTTCCTCACCGTCGACGGCTACCGGAATCTCCGTGCCTTGCGGGGCCCCCACGAACCCTGACCGTCCGGCCGATCGGCCCGCGTCCCTGGCCGATCGGCAGCAGCGCCCCACCCCCGCCGCCCCCTAGCGTTCCGGGTGGACGAGGACGCGTGGAACGGGAGACGCAGATGGAGCAGCGGGGCGACGGGATGACGACGGAGTTCGGCGTGGACGTCGTGCGGTCGTTGGCGCGGGCGCTGAAGGTGGCGGTCAGGGTCGACCTGGCGGCCGTCGGGACGGACACGGTGCTCGAGGACCTGGTGGGGGAGACGGAGACCGGGGACGCGGTCGCCCCGGGCATGCGGAAGGCCGGTTCGCTCGGCGGGCACATCAGGGCGCTGGCCACCGGCGGGAGGTGGGTGAGCGCCGACGACGCGGAGGCCGTCGAGGACGCGGAGGTGGACGCCGTCTGGCGCGAGGCGCGTTCGCTGTACCGGTCCCAGAAGCCCGGCCCGGCCGAACTGCCCGGCATGACCGGGGCGTTGCGGGCCTGCCTGCTCCACGCCCTGGACGCGGCCCGCGCCGAGGGCGCGCTCGCGGTGCGCGAGCGGCATGTGGCCCGCGCCCTGGTGGAACGGCCCGGCACCCGGGCGCGGGAGGCGATGACGCTGGAGCGGATCGACCCGGCCGCCGCGCTGGAACGGATCGCCGCCCTCGGCCCGGACGAGGCCCTGAAGTCCGTCGGCGTGGGCATGCTGCGGATGGGCGGGGCGTTCGGCAGAAGGCGCAACCCGATCACGCGCGTGATCGGTTCCCTGGCCTCGGGCAGCGGCGTGAACGGCTCACCCGTGCTGGGCGCGGTCGTCTCCGAGGCCCTGCGGCAGGCGACCCGGCAAGGCAGGGAGGCCGCGGGCACGGCGGACCTGCTCCTGGGCATCCTCGCCCTCGACCGGGGCCTGCGCCTCTACGGCCGCGCACTCCCCGACGACCTCACGACCGCCAACTCCGCCGCGGACCTCCTGCGCGGACTCGGCGTACGCGAGGACACCCTGCTCGCGGCGGCCACCGCCCTGCCCTCCAACCCCGGGAACACCGACGCCGCGAAGCTCACCCCCGCCGCCATCCGCGTCACTGACGTCGCCCGCCTCCGCGCCGCCGAGCACGGCGCCCCCACCACCGGCACGGTCCACCTGCTGGCCGCCCTCCTCGACGACAAGACCGCCGTCGGCCTCCTCGACCTCGACGTCGACGCCCTGCGGGCCGACCTGACACCCCTGCTCGGCGCGTGACACCCGACGGCTACCGTTCCTCCTGCGAGAACGGCGCTGGAAGGGAGAACATGCGTCATCTGCTCACAGAGATAAGGGTGTTGAGGGTGCGCGAGGAGGCCACGGCGATCAGATCCGCCGTACGCGGCGCCGACCCCCGCACGGCCCGCCGCGAGATCATCCTGTGCGCGAGCGCGGCGGCCTTCTCCCTGATGCCGCTGTTCCTCGCACCCCCGGTCCGCCCGGTGACGGCCGTCCTCGAAGCGCTGTGGGCGACGCTGCTCGTCCCCGCCCGCAGACTGCGGCCCGCCGCCGCGATGCTGGGGGCATCAGCCCTGGTCGTGGGGGCGAACGTGTGGACGATGGCCGTCGTCCCGCTCGTCGTGCTCGCCGCCGCGCGCCGGGTCGAACGTCCGTGGCGGGCCATCGGACGGTCCTGCGCCCTGTTCGCCGTGCTGGCCCTCGCCAAGGTGCTGATCGTGTCCGACGACGTGCTGGTCACCCTCGGCGGCGGAGCGCTCTCGGGGGTGATCGTCCTGGTGCTGCCCGCTCTCGCGGGGCTGATGCTCGGCAGACGCCGCCCCCTGGTCAG encodes:
- a CDS encoding globin domain-containing protein; translation: MLSERSVPVIRQTLPMVGASLDKIAGLFYARLFAAHPGLLRDLFNRGNQASGEQRTALAGSIVAYAGMLLERPDARTDAMPARIAHKHASLGVTPEQYKVVHTHLFAAIAEVLGDAVTPEVAAAWDEVYWSMADTLIAAEANLGREKGGWQELTIAERVQETPDVISLTLRDPHGTFVPGQFVSVRVQLPDGARQIRQYSLSRGPARPGWRITVKRVHGTRRPDGEVSNWLHAHARPGDTLAVSAPYGTLTLPDGDGPLLLVSAGIGTTPLLSMLDHLAATRSPRRVTVVHADRAPSAHAHRAELLRLVEELPHAMLHLRYDRPVDLDAVEVSPDVTALLCGPLPFLRTVRAGLLGRGVAADAVHYELFTPDHWLSA
- a CDS encoding RrF2 family transcriptional regulator → MRLTKFTDLALRAVMRLAVAEEGTSLTSREVAAAMDVPYSHMAKVISRLQHLGVVEARRGRSGGLALTGLGRRASVGWLVRELEGDTEVVACEGDPPCPLRAACRLRGALRDAQEAFFEALDPLVVGDLVASPTGPVLVGLGVRGPE
- a CDS encoding aminoglycoside phosphotransferase family protein; protein product: MHPRPDGSPDQPAVHEGQFHRVVIGADRVVRHARTEAAARRLPAKTAVLRVLAGLDLGFRTPRPLAEGDGHVVLTRIPGAPLQGDAGPEVARQYVALLNALADAGADARVRAAVPVGEWTGFAAGVRAELFPLMSDPGRARAARELAALTALPRLDSALVHGDLGRENVLWETVDGAPRLSGVVDWDDVCLGDPAEDLAAIGASHGARLLGQVLALGGWDTPDVARRIEAIQGTFALQQALYASRDGDAEELADGLRGYRDSSGPAS
- a CDS encoding carboxylesterase/lipase family protein encodes the protein MTRIIDTGGGKIRGVESGDGVLSWRGIPYAAPPVGDLRWRLPRPAEPWTGVRDGSRPGNPAMQPPPLMPAEPGPFEIPPCAEDCLYLNVTAPADAERAPVLVWLHGGGYHVGNGHDMVGDGAGFARDHGVVVVSLNYRLGALGHLSLPDEEHTGAYGTHDQIAALRWIHDTIEAFGGDPGRVTVYGVSAGAKSISNLIASPLTRGLIHAAATSSGGDHVATPAQSRALAARFRKELGTDALRDAPAEDVLDAQNAIARGIEATWVWRPAVDGLAIPRRPTDAIADGAAAGIPLLAQHCVSECLLYEMIQPGSAARAAHVLEDAFGPTGRDAILAAHAPGDRGAEIMTAERYAVPTDRLADAQSAHAPVWRSRYDGPLPPAYGGLPAFHGSDAPAIWTGGDGVAGELHAAWGQFATTGTPGWTPYTLPDRATMLFTADGPRLEHDPDAARRTLWEGREWQSGTWYAVGEGF
- a CDS encoding asparagine synthase-related protein, with the protein product MSAVRDRDDRDPGLAEGVGLLSGGVDSSLVTALAAKLHDRPVRTYSIGFGAELPGELGHSGLAAAHCRTRHRVLTVSATAVAGDGLGVVLNGEGADPVFGGPKNLPMLVQEMHARDPWSEDRATAYLRSYRKCWTDLPDLLTADTLAALATVPPPQRFVEPHLTGPHRMPHLLNQLLHCNLRTKGAHHILTKVERLTASQGLEGRAPLFDRRVVDHAFTVPPTLKLRGTAEKWVLKEAVRDLLLGREARRRGLWRPDTVRTWLRGDGTLLPRQGGKLWLVLTLELWLRAYDL
- a CDS encoding aldehyde dehydrogenase family protein, with product MNTTLPDPRTGRPRGTSPLSRAPEIRKVVTDARGAAAGWRALTPRDRSRRLERLAALVEEPAAAYMAHETAGTGKPDTETAGEVEQAADLLRFYASAVRAQTAPAAGRLIDGHESWVRWEPLGVVGVVVPWNYPLTMAAWRCAPALAAGNTVVAKPAETTPDTLGLGVLTAVPGDRETGRLLVEADVDMVAFTGSAAAPADTWTQLLKACTCNAGQSCAAPARVITLRENHEQTVAADRPAGRHPGRGRRPGRRRPPGPRRQRLDPGPDDRTRPRRPPGRGRDLAELPPRPDRRTPARRPGRLRPRNRPEHTGPARVPAPEDGHGEAGARMRKPLIAWAQLVSGLTLTALSFFQVITEIPYSTFAVLGGGFLTVDGYRNLRALRGPHEP